The following proteins are co-located in the Acanthochromis polyacanthus isolate Apoly-LR-REF ecotype Palm Island chromosome 7, KAUST_Apoly_ChrSc, whole genome shotgun sequence genome:
- the LOC110950374 gene encoding hyaluronan and proteoglycan link protein 1 codes for MMSLLCITIISLTLAGSTYSQVTSPPSSPPVKVFAALGSNITLPCRLQNSDTTSFGNIGIRVRWTKVAEDESLNEDVLVSMGFHKKTYGSFEDRVFLQELDSDDASLIITEVSKEDIGKYHCEIINGVEDTVQEIILEVQGGVTDGVVFPYSPPVGRYNLNFQDAMQACVDQGAVGATFDQLFEAWKGGLDWCNAGWLSDGTVQYPITKPRAPCGGTNSKPGLRSYGRQNRMSRYDVFCYAPALMGRFYWLVQPDRLTFNEAVQACLNDGAEIAKVGHMYSAWKVERYDRCDAGWLADGSVRYPISRPRNNCSPTEAAVRVVGFPNKSQKSYGVYCYKADQ; via the exons ATGATGAGTCTGCTGTGCATCACAATAATCTCCCTGACCCTGGCTGGCAGCACGTACAGCCAAGTGACAAGCCCTCCCTCATCACCACCAG TCAAGGTTTTTGCTGCCCTTGGCAGCAACATCACGCTGCCCTGCAGGCTCCAGAATTCAGACACCACATCCTTTGGCAACATTGGTATCCGAGTGAGGTGGACCAAAGTGGCTGAAGATGAATCACTGAATGAAGATGTGCTGGTTTCAATGGGATTCCACAAGAAGACCTACGGAAGCTTCGAGGACCGTGTCTTCCTGCAGGAGCTTGACAGTGACGATGCCTCCCTTATAATAACTGAAGTCTCCAAGGAAGACATTGGAAAATACCACTGTGAGATCATCAATGGGGTGGAAGACACAGTGCAGGAGATCATCTTGGAGGTGCAAGGTGGTGTCACTGATG GTGTTGTATTCCCGTATTCCCCTCCTGTGGGCCGCTACAACCTGAACTTCCAAGACGCCATGCAGGCCTGTGTAGACCAGGGTGCTGTGGGTGCCACCTTTGACCAGCTGTTTGAGGCCTGGAAGGGTGGTCTGGACTGGTGCAATGCCGGCTGGCTGAGCGATGGCACTGTGCAGTATCCCATCACCAAACCCAGAGCGCCTTGTGGTGGTACCAACAGCAAGCCTGGCCTCAGAAGCTATGGACGTCAAAACAGGATGAGCCGCTACGATGTGTTCTGCTATGCTCCAGCCCTTATGg GACGTTTCTATTGGCTGGTCCAGCCCGACAGGCTGACCTTCAACGAGGCTGTGCAGGCATGCTTAAACGACGGTGCAGAGATTGCCAAGGTGGGCCACATGTACTCCGCCTGGAAGGTTGAACGCTACGATCGCTGCGACGCCGGCTGGTTGGCCGATGGAAGTGTCCGCTACCCCATCTCCAGGCCCCGCAACAACTGCAGCCCAACAGAAGCTGCAGTGCGTGTAGTTGGATTCCCTAACAAGAGCCAAAAGTCTTATGGCGTCTACTGCTACAAGGCTGATCAGTGA